Part of the Xanthomonas sp. SI genome is shown below.
GGTGCTGATGCCCAGCTGCTGCGCCTGCAGCGGCGAGCTCGGCGCGATCGCGTCGCCGCCCAGCGCCATGCGCCCGGCATCGGCGGCGACCGCACCGGTCAGCAGCTTGATCAGGGTGGATTTGCCGGCGCCGTTCTGGCCCATCAGCGCGTGGATCTCGCCGCCGCGCAGGCACAGCGCCACGTCGTCCAGCGCGGCGACGCCGGCGTAGGCCTTGCTCAGTCCCTGCGCGTGCAGCACCACCGGCTTCATCGGCAGGCTCCGTCAGTACTTGCGCTTGGGCAGCTCGGCGGCGGCCTGCTCCTGGGTGTACACCGATTCCTCGACCACGATGCGCTTGGGCAGCGGCTTGCCGGCCTTGGCGTCGCGGATCGCCTGCACCAGCTGCGGGCCGAGCAGCGGATTGCATTCCACGGTGACGTTGAGCTTGCCGGCCTGCATCGCCTCGAACGCGCCCTTCACCCCGTCGATGGAGATCACCAGGATGTCCTTGCCCGGCTTCAGCCCGGCTTCCTCGATCGCCTGGATCGCGCCGATCGCCATATCGTCGTTGTGCGCGTACAGCACGTCGATGTTGCGCCCTTCCGACTTCAGGAACGCCTCCATCACTTCCTTGCCCTTGGCGCGGGTGAAGTCGCCGCTCTGCGAGCGCACCACCTGGAAGCGCGGGTTGGCCGCGATGATTTCCTTGAAGCCCTTCATGCGGTCGATCGCCGGTGCCGAACCCACGGTGCCCTGCAGCTCGACGATGCGCACCGGCTTGTCGCCGTCCTTCAGCGGCGACTGCTCGAGCAGCCAGCGCCCGGCCTTGCGCCCTTCCTCGACGAAGTCCGAGCCGATCAGTGTGGTGTACAGGCTGTCGTCGGACACCTTGACCGCGCGGTCGGTCAGCACCACCGGGATGTTCGCCGTCTTGGCTTCGCGCAGCACGGTTTCCCAGCCGGATTCGACCACCGGCGAGAACGCGATCACGTCCACGCGCTGGGCGATGAACGAGCGCAGCGCCTTGATCTGGTTTTCCTGTTTCTGCTGCGCGTCGGAGAACTTCAGCTTCATCCCCGCCTGCTCGATCGCCTGCTTGACCGAGGCGGTATTGGCAGTGCGCCACTCGCTCTCGGCGCCGACCTGGCTGAAGCCGACCGTGATCTGGCCCGACTTGCCGGCCGCGTCCTTGCCGCCGCCGGAACACGCGCTCAACGCCGCACCCAGCAGTACCGCCATTCCCAGCACCGCCGCACGCACACCTGACTTCTGCATAACCCCTCCTCGTTCGTTGCACGCTGGCGGTCGCGCGGCGTTCGTGCCGCGGCGGCCGCCCACCCTCCCAGGCAGGCGCGCGAATGGATCGATCAATTCATCCCGCGAATGTATAGGCCGTCTTGACCGTCGTATAGAACTCCACCGCATAGCGGCCCTGCTCGCGCGGGCCGTAGCTGGAGGCCTTGCGCCCGCCGAACGGCACGTGCGGATCGACCCCGGCGGTGGGCAGGTTGACCATCACCATGCCGGCCTGCGCATGCCGCTTGAAATGCGTGGCGTGCTTCAGCGAGCGCGTGGCGATGCCGGCGCACAGGCCGAATTCGGTATCGTTGGCCAGCGCCAGCGCGTGTTCGTAATCGTCGGCCGGCATCACCGCCGCAACCGGGCCGAACACTTCCTCGCGCGCGATGCGGTGCTGCGGCTGCGCGGCGATCAGCGCCGGGCGCATGTAGTGGCCCTGGTGCTCGCATTCCAGCGCCTCGCCGCCGTACACCAGCTCGGCGCCTTCTTTCTGGGCGATACGCACGTAGTCGCGGTCCTGCGCGAACTGGCTGGCGCTGGCGACCGGGCCGATGTCGATGCCGGGGGTCAGCGCATGGCCGATCTTCAGCGTGGCCAGGCGCTTGCTGACCCGCGCGACGAACTCGTCGTATACCGCACGCTCTACGATCAAGCGGCTGGAGGCGGTGCAACGCTGGCCGGTGGAGAAGTACGCGCCGTTGACCGCGATCTCCACCGCCAGGTCCAGGTCGGCATCGGCCAGCACCACCAGCGGATTCTTGCCGCCCATTTCCAGCTGGATCTTCAGCCCGCGCGCGGCGGCCTGCTTGAGCAGATGGTTGCCGGTGGGCACCGAGCCGGTGAAGCTCAACGCATCGATGCCGGGGTCCTCGACCAGCGCCTGGCCGACGGTGCGGCCGCTGCCGATCACCAGGTTGAACGCGCCGCTGGGCAGGCCGGCGCGGCTGAGGATTTCGGCCAGCGCCCAGGCACAGCCGGGCACGATCTCGGCCGGCTTGAACACCACGGTGTTGCCGTAGGCCAGCGCCGGGGCGATCTTCCACGCCGGGATCGCCAGCGGGAAATTCCACGGCGCGATGATACCGACCGTGCCGACCGGCTCGCGGGTGATCTCCACGTCCACGCCGGGGCGGGTGGAGGCGAGCTTTTCGCCGGGAATGCGCAGCGCCTCGCCGGCGAAGAACTTGAAGATCTGCCCGGCGCGCGCGGCCTCGCCGATGCTCTCCGGCAGGGTCTTGCCTTCTTCGGACGCCAGCAGCGTGCCCAGCTCCTGCTTGCGCGCCAGGATCTCGCTGCCGACGAAGTCCAGCGCGTCGGCGCGCTGCTGCGGCGTGCTCGCCGCCCACTTGGCCTGCGCCGCGTTGGCCGCGGCGATCGCGCCGCGCACCGCGTCGGCATCGACGCTGCCGACCTCGCCGACCGGCGCGGACAGGTCGGACGGATTCTCGTCCGCCGCGAGGTCGCCGCCGGCCAGCCACTGCCCGTCGATATAGCTCTGGAAACGCTGACTCATGTCGTCCTCCCTTGCTCGGTTACAGCGCGCGCACGCCGCCCAGTTCGAACCCGGCCGACACCCGCTGCAGCGGATTGACCAGCGCCGCGCCCAGTTCCGGCAGTTCGATCTCGAAGCGGTCGCCCGGCTCGGCCTGCACGCCGTCGGCGAAGCTCAGCGTGGCGGTGCCGAAGAAATGCAGGTGCACGTCGCCGGGCACGCGATGCGCGGCGTACTTGAAGTGGTGGTATTCCAGGTTGGCCAGCGAGTGGCACATGTTGGCCTCGCCAGTGACGAAGGGTTTTTCCCAGATCACCGCATCGCCGCGGCGGATGCGGCTGCTGCCGCGCAGGTCGCGCGGCAGTTCGCCGCTGCGCAGCTCCGGCCCCACCGCGCAGGCGCGCAGCTTGGAATGGGCCAGGTACAGATAGTTCTGGCGTTCGGTGACGTGGTCGGAGAACTCGTTGCCGAGCGCGAAGCCGAGCCGGTACGGCACCCCATCGGCGCCGATCACGTACAGCCCGACCAGTTCCGGCTCCTCGCCGCCGTCCAGCGCGAAGTCCGGCGACGGCAACGGCGCGCCCGGCGCGACCAGGATGCTGCCGTCGCCCTTGTAGAACCATTCCGGCTGCGCGCCGGGCTGGCCGTCGCGCGGGATGCCGCCTTCCACGCCGAGCTGGAAGATCTTCATCGAATCGGTGAGCGTGCCCTGGTCGGCCTGCTGCTGCAGGTTCTGGTGCATCGCGTCGCGGGTGGCGGCGCTGCCCAGGTGGGTCAGGCCGGTGCCGGTGACGCGGCAGTGCGCCGGGTCCGGGTGGGTCAGCGGCGACAGCACGCGGTGGTTGGCCAACAGTTCGGCATAGTCGAGCACGATGTCGCCGAGCTGATGCGTGGCGTAGTCGTCCAGGCCGAGGCCGGCGGCGAGCGCGGCGTTGGCCAGCGCATAGGTCGAACCGACTTCGCGCAGCAGGCGCACCTGGGTGCCGTTCGCCTCTACGGCGCCCACGCTGGGGATGCCGGACTCGTCGAGCAGTTGGATCAATCGCATGAATCGGTCGCCTGTCGGAATACGAAAGAGCGGCGCGGCAGCACAGACCGCCGGTGCCGCGGATGCGGTTCTATTCTGGCCGGATGACCTATATGCAACAAATATCGTTTTTGGCTTAATGTATACGAACATTCATATGCATTGGGCCGCCATGCCTGCCGCCACGCCCTGGTTCGTCCGCGCCCGCCTGAAGACCCGGCAGCTGATGCTGCTGCTGGCGATCGAGGAGGAAGGCAACATCCACCGCGCCGCCGAGACCTTGAACATGTCGCAGCCGGCCGCGTCCAAGCTGCTCAAGGACCTGGAGGACATGATGGAGGTGCCGCTGTTCGAACGCCTGCCGCGCGGCATGCGCCCGACCTGGTATGGCGAGGCGATGATCCGCCACGCGCGCATCGCCCTGTCCAGCCTGGGCGAGGCCGGCGCCGAGATCGAGGCGCTGAAGGCCGGCTATTTCGGCAGCGTCAGCGTCGGCGCCATCGCCGGGCCGGCGATGACCCTGCTGCCGGCCGCGCTGGCCCAGGTCACCGAACAGCATCCGCTGCTGCGCGTGGCGCTGCGCGTTGACGGCAGCGACGTGCTGCTGGAGCAACTGGCGCAGAACAAGCTCGACATCGTGGTGGCGCGGCTGTTCGCGCGCCACGACAAGCGCAACCTGCACTACCAGGCGCTGGCCGAGGAAGAGGTGTGCGCCATCGCCCGTCCCGGCCACCCGATCCTGGCAATGCCGCAACCGGCGCTGCGCGAACTGGCCGCGACCGGCTGGATCGTGCCGCCGGACGGCAGCGTGCTGCGCCATCGCTTCGAGTTGATGTTCCAGAACGCCGGGCTGGAGCCGCCGAAGCGGGTGGTGGAGACCTCGGCGTTGGTGGTGCTGCCGCAGCTGCTGCGCCAAAGCGACTACCTGGCGGTGGTGCCGATGGACGTGGCCAGGCATTTCGCCGACCACGGCAGCGTGGCGATCGTGCCGGTGGAACTGTCGTGCCGGATGGACGCGTTCGGCATCATCACCCGCACCGACTGGCTGCTGTCGCCGGGCGCGCGAATCATGCTGGAGGCGCTGCAGGCCGCGGCCGGGCCGGTGTACGGCTACGTCGCGCCGGCAGAGGAAGCGCCGGCACCGGCGGATGCGGACGCGCCAACCGAAGGATGAGGTCGGGGCTGAAGCCCCTCCTACAGTGCACCCAGACAGCTTGCCGCAAGCCCCTGTAGGAGCGGCTTCAGCCGCGACCGAACGCAGCGGCAAGCATTCCGTCTTCGGTCACCATCGGGGCTGAAGCCCCTCCCACAGTGCACCCAGCCGGCTCGCCGCAAGTCCTGTAGGAGCGGCTTCAGCCGCGACCGAACGCAGCGGTCAACATTCCGCCTGCGGACACCGTCGGGGCCGAAGCCCCTCCTACCCGACGGCAATGCATCCGCCGCTCAGGTCCAGCCCGCATCCACCACGAATTCCTGCGCGGTGATCGCGCGCGACTCGTCCGAGGCCAGGAACAGCGCCATGCGCGCGATGTCTTCCGGCATCACCTTGTCCGGCAGGCACTGGTTGCGCGCCAGTTCGCGCTCGCCGGCCTCGTCCAGCCACAGCGTGACCTGGCGCTCGGTCATCACCCAACCCGGGGTCAGCACGTTGACCCGGATCCGCGCCGCGCCCAGTTCGCGCGCCAGGCCACGGGTCAGCCCGTTCACCGACGACTTGGCGGTGGCGTAGACCGGATAGCCGCCGGTCTTGGTCTGCCAGCCGGTGGAACCGAGGTTGACGATCGAACCGCCACCGAGCCGCTTCATGCCCGGCACCAGCGCCTGGATCGCGAAGAACGCGGCGCGCTGATTGATCGCCACGCAGCGCTCCCAGTACTCCGGGGTCACCGCGTCCAGCGCGTGGCGGTCGTCGCTGCCGACGTTGTTGAGCAGCACATGGAAATCGCCCAGCTCGGCGGCGGCCTCGCCCAGCGCCGCCTGCAGCGCGGCCACGTCGGTGACGTCGCAGCGGCGCCACCACGGCCTGGCCAGGCCGGCCGCGGCCAGGCGCTCGGCCAACGCTTCGCTGGCCTCGGCGGCCACGTCGACGAAGGCGACCTGCGCGCCCTGCCCGGCGAAGGCCTCGACCAGCGCCGCGCCGATGCCCGACCCGCCGCCGGTGATGAAGACCCGGCGCCCGTGCAGGCTGCCGTAGGTTGCGTTGCCGGTGCCGGGAGACGCCGCGCTTGCCGTGTTGTCCATGCCGTTTCGCTCTAGGTGGATGAGATTTTGATATATGAAAACAAATATCCATAGTCAGATATTTGTTATTTTTCATGTATCAATATGCCCGCTAGCATCGCCGACGTAAAGCACCCCGGGCGACGCCGCGCAGGCACCGATCCGGGCCGATCAGGTCTCGAGGATTCCGCCAGCATGGGCTCACCCACCAAACCGGTCCGCCGCAGCCAGGCGTGGTTCGGTCGCGAAGGCAAGCAGGGTTTCTACTACCGCAGCTGGCTCAAGAGCGCCGGCCATCCGCACGACATGTTCGACGGGCGCCCCGTGATCGGCATCTGCAACACCTGGTCGGAACTGACCCCGTGCAACGGCCACCTGCGCGAGCTGGCCGAGCACGTCAAACGCGGCGTCTACGAGGCCGGCGGCTTCCCGCTGGAATTCCCGGTGATGTCGCTGGGCGAGACGCAGATGCTGCCCACCGCCATGCTGTTCCGCAATCTGGCCAGCATGGACGTGGAGGAATCGATCCGCGCCAATCCGCTGGACGGCGTGGTGCTGCTGATGGGCTGCGACAAGACCACCCCGTCGCTGCTGATGGGCGCGGCCAGCGTGGACCTGCCGACGATCGGTTTATCCGGCGGCCCGTCGCTGTCCGGCAACTGGCGCGGGCAGCCGCTGGGTTCGGGCACCGGGGTGATCCAGATGTCGGAGATGGTCCGCGCCGGCACCCTGAGCCAGGACGAGTTCGTCGAGGCCGAGGCCTGCATGCAGCGCTCCAAGGGCAGCTGCATGACCATGGGCACCGCCTCGACGATGGCCAGCATGGTCGAGGCGCTGGGCATCTCGCTGCCGGAAAACGCGGCGATCCCGGCGGTGGATTCGCGCCGCGCGCGGCTGGCGCGACTCAGCGGCCGGCGCATCGTACAGATGGTCGAGGACGACCTGCGCATGTCGCAGGTGCTGACCCGCTCCGCGTTCGCCAACGCGATCAAGGTCAATGCGGCGATCGGCGGCTCCACCAATGCGGTGATCCACCTGCTGGCGATCGCCGGGCGCCTGGGCGTGCCGCTGAGCCTGGACGATTGGGACCAGTTGGGATCGCGGCTGCCGTGCCTGGTCAACCTGAAACCGTCCGGCCAGTACCTGATGGAAGATTTCTACTACGCCGGCGGATTGCCGGCGGTGATGCGCGAACTCGGCGCCGAACTGGAACTGGACGCGCTCACCGTCAACGGCCGCACCCTGGGCGAGAACGTGGCCGACGCGCCGTGCTGGAACCGCGAGGTGATCCATGCGCTGGACACGCCGTTCCGCGAACAGGCCGGCATCGCCGTGCTGCGCGGCAACCTGGCCCCGGACGGCGCGGTGATCAAGCCTTCCGCGGCATCCCCGCACCTGTTGCGGCACCGCGGCCGCGCGGTGGTGTTCGAAAGCATCGAGGACATGAAGGCGCGCATCGACGACGAGGCGCTGGACATCGACGCCGACTGCATCATGGTGCTGAAGAACTGCGGCCCGCGCGGTTACCCCGGCATGGCCGAGGTCGGCAACATGCCGCTGCCGCCGAAGCTGCTGCGCGCCGGCGTCACCGACATGGTGCGCATCTCCGATGCGCGCATGAGCGGCACCGCCTACGGCACCGTGGTCCTGCACGCCTCGCCCGAGGCCGCCACCGGCGGCACCCTGGCGCTGGTGCGCGACGGCGACATCATCGAACTGGACGTGCCCGGGCGCTCGCTGCACCTGGAGGTCAGCGACGAGGAACTGCTGCGCCGGCGCAGCGAATGGACCCCGCTGCCGACGCCGCTGCGCGGCTGGAGCAAGCTGTACGTGGAGCACGTGCAGCAGGCGCACCTGGGCGCGGACCTGGATTTCCTGGTCAGCGGCAGCGGCGCCGACGTGGCGCGCGATTCGCATTAGCGGCGCGCCGTTGTTGTAGGAGCGGCTTCAGCCGCGACAGGATCTATCGGTAACGCCTGTCGCGGCTGAAGCCGCTCCTACAACCAGGCATTCAATGCGGCCATGGCCGCATGCAATCGGCGTCCTGCACGAAAGCCCTGCACAGGACCGGATACGCGCCGCGTCACCGAAACGTCATCGACCGCCTCTAGCCTGCGCCGCATCCAAGGGGCAAGGCAGGTCGGTGGCGGCACATCCCAAGCGCGCGTGGGCGCGCATGTTCGCGGAACACGGTCCGGTGCTGCGCGGCTTCTTCGTGCGCCGCGGCGCCAACGAGGACGCCGAGGACATGGTGCAGGAAACCTATCTGCGCCTGCTGCGCGCGCATCAGCACCAGGGCGAGGCGATCGCCAATCCCGAGGCCTACCTGTACACGGTGGCGCTGAACCTGGCGCGCGAACAGGCCGCGCGGCGCAAGCAGGCGCCGCTGCGCATCGACGAGATGGAGCAGTTTTCGCAATTGCTGGCCGCAGGGGACGACGTGGAAGACACGGCACAGCGACAGCAGCGGCAACAGCGCCTGCAGGCCCTGCTGGCCGGCTTGCCCGAACGCACCCGTGCGGTGCTGGTGATGCAGTACCGCGACGGCCTCAGCTATAAGCAGATCGCCGAACGCATGGGCGTGTCCGCGCACATGGTCAAGAAGCACGTGGTGCGCGGGCTGTCGGCGTGCCGGCGGGCGCTGGCCGAGAGCGGAGAAAGCTGGTGAACGAGGCCGCCTTCCCGCCGCGCAGCGCCACTGCCGAGGCCGCGCACTGGCATGCCCTGCAACGCATGCAGGCGCTGGACGCGACCCAGCAGGCGCAGCTCATGGACTGGCTGACCGCATCGCCGCTGCACCTGCGCGAATACATGGCGGTGCTGCGCGTGGCCGGCGAACTGGGCGAGGCCATGCGCGGCATGGACCTGGACGTGGACGCGCTGCTCGACGCCGACCGTCGCGCCGACACCAACGCGGCGCCGCGCAACGTGATCGCGCTGCCGCTGCCGCAACGGCCGCAACGCCCTGCCCCGCAGATTCCCCACACGAAAGACCGGCGTGCGCGCCTGCGCGGCTGGGGCATGGGCCTGGCCGCGGCGCTGTGCGGTGTGGCGGTGCTGGCCGGCTGGGCTTGGCCGCGCACTGAGACCTACAGCACCGCGCACGGCGAGCAGCGCAGCGTGCAGCTGGCCGACCGCAGCGTGGTACACCTCAATGCGCAAAGCGCCCTGCGCGCGACCATGACCCCATGGAGCCGGCGCCTGCAGCTGCTGCATGGCCAGGCCAGCTTCGTGGTCGCGCCGGATCGGCGCCCGTTGCAGGTGCTGGCCGGCGTGCTGCGGGTCGAGGACATCGGCACCACCTTCGATATCGCCCTGTACCGGCAACAGGCACGCATCGAGGTGGCCGAGGGCCGCGTGCACGTCTGGCGCGCCGATCGCCCGCGGCAGCCGATGCTGGCCGATCTGCGCGCCGGGCAGAGCGCGCGCATCGACGACGCCAGTGGCACCGTCGAACTGGCCAGCGAGGACGTCGCCGCGATGCATGCCTGGTGGCAGCGCCGCATCGTGTTCCGCGACGAGCCGCTGGCCAACGTGGCCGAGGATTTCAACCGGCTCAACCGCACCCGCCTGCTGATCGACGATGCCGCCGCCGGTGCGATGCGCCTGACCGGCAACCTGCGCGGCGACGACATCGCCTCGCTGCGCGCCTTCCTCGCCGACCAGCCGACGTTGCGCGTCACCGCCAGCGCCGACGGGATCCGGGTCGGCAGCCGTGCGGCGCCGCAGCCGGTCGCACGCTAATCGAGGCCTCGGTCGCCGACCGCGGCGACCGATTCCCGCGCGCATGGCGAGATCGGTGCGCAACCGCGAGTGCCGCGGCACCACGCCCGCAGGCGCACCACGCATCACCGCCTAGCGCGCATCCAGTCATGCCACGAGCGTTCGTTCGTTCGCTCGCTCGCACGCGCACGCGCACGCGCGCAACCAGATGAGAAAGCAGCGGCTCGCCCTCGCCTCCTCGCACGTGTCACAGAAAATTCATCGAAAACCGGTGCCCGATCGTCGCTGTCGATCCTCGTAGTCCAGGTACAACGCAGCATTTCGCCCTTCGCGGCGGCGCTGCGTCCCCACCTTCCGCTCCCACTGGACAACGACGATGCGCCGCACCCTGTTCCTTTCCATCGCCCTCGCCCTGCATGCCGGCACCGCCGGCGCCCAGACCACGCCCGCCGCGGTCGATGCGATTCCCGCGCAGCCGCTGGCGCGCGCGCTCAACACCCTGTCGCGGCAGAGCGGATTGCAATTCGTCTATGCCGCGGGCGTGGCCGGCGATCCGCAGACCCGCGGCACCCGCGCCGGCGCCACGCCGGAGCAGGCCTTGCGGCAACTGCTCGACGGCACCGGCCTGCGCTACCGCTATCTCAACCCGACCACGGTGACGATCGAAGCCGCAGGCGCGGCGAGCGACGCCCCGCAGGCGGTGCCGGCCGCGTCCGCCGCCGCCATGCCGGCCGCCGCACCCGCGGCCGACGCACCGGTGAAGGAATTGGACCGCATCCAGGTCCTCGGCAGCTACGCCGGCAGCCTCAGCGCCGCATTGCGCGAGAAGCGCTACGCCGACAGCGTGGTCGACGTGATCGCCGCCGAGGACATCGGCAAGCTGCCGGCGCAGAACGTGGCCGAAGCGCTGCAGCGCGTGCCCGGCGTGTCGATCGTGCGCGACCGCGGCGAAGGCGTGTACGTGCGCGTGCGCGGCCTGGGCCCGAACTTCCAGGTCACCACGCTCAACGGCCAGACCATGGCGGTCAACGAGAACGTGCGCACCTCCGGGCAGACCGGCCGCCAGTTCCGCTACGACACGCTGCCCGCCGAACTGGTGTCCGGCCTGGAAGTGATCAAGAGCCCCACCGCCGACCTGGACGAAGGCGCGATCGGCGGCATCGTCAACGTGCGCACGTTCCGCCCGCTGGAACTGGGCAAGACCCTGACCAACCTGTCGCTGGAATCGAGCCAGGCGCAGCGCACCCACGCCAACGATCCGCGCGTGTCCGGCCTGTTCAACTGGGTCAACGCCGATGGCAGCTTCGGCATGCTGATCTCCGGCGCCTACGCGCAGCGCAGCCTGCGCCAGGACCGGGTCAACGAAGTGAGCTGGGACTACTACCCCAATGGCGTGCCGGGCGCGCCCGGCGCCTACTACGCGCCGACCGGCTTGCGCCCGACGCTGGAACTGGAGCAACGCGAGCGCACCGGCGTGGCCGCCTCGCTGCAGTGGAAGCCGAGCGCGGCGTGGGAGACCAACCTGGACCTGCTGTACGCCAAACAGACCGTGCACTACGACGAATACAGCATGGGCGTGGGCTTCGACAGCCTGGCCAAGCTGAGCAACATTCGCGTCGAGCACGGCGGCATCACCGGCTTCGACTACCGCAACGGCCAGGTGCAGATCTCGCGCGAGACCTCCGGCATCACCGACGACAACCGCAGCGCGCGCCTGTCCAGCACCTGGAGCGGCGATCGCTGGACGCTGGGCGCGGTGGCGTTCCACTCGCAGGCGCACAGCTACGATTCGGACCCGATCCGCCGCACACGCCTGCGCAGCGGCACGAATCTGTCGATGCGCGTGGAGATGCCGCAGGCCGACGACGACAACGTGCCCGACTGGGCGTTCACCAACGGCTTCGATCCGAACAACCCGGCCACCGTGGCCGGGCGCCGCCTGGAGTGGCGCGAGATCGATGCGCGCGACAAGGAGGACGCGCTGCAGTTCGACGCCAAGCGCGCGCTCGACGGCGACTTCTTCCGCGACCTCAAGATCGGCGCCAAATACCGCCAGCGCTCGCGCAGCTACGACCGCGCCGACCTGCTGCTCAACAGCATCGCCGGCGTGCGTTTCCCGGCCGGCAACTTCACCGCGCTGCCGGTGGACGACATGCTCGCCGACGCCAACGGCACCCTGCCGCGGCAATGGCTGGCGCCGGTCGAATCCACCTTCTGGGGCAACTGGCCGACCGCCGCGGATCTGACCAACACGCCCAACAGCGCCGACCTGCAGAACTCCTATGAAGTGAAGGAAAAGATCGGCTCGGCCTATGCGATGGCCGATTTCGGCAGCGAACTTGCCGGCCGCGCACTGCGCGGCAATCTCGGCGTGCGCCTGGTGCGCACCGAGCAGACCACCGACGGCCATGCCGACGTCGACGGCACCGCGCAGCCGGTGCATTTCGAGCGCAGCTACAACAACGTACTGCCCTCGTTCAACGCCGCCTGGGACGTGCGCGAGGACATGGTGCTGCGCACTTCTGCGGCCAAGGTCATCACCCGCCCCGACCTCACCGACCTGTCGTCCAAGCTCACCTTCAACTCCAGCGGCGAGATCCTCACCGCCAGCGGCGGCAATCCCGGGCTCAAGCCGTTCGAAGCGTGGCAGTACGACTTGACCTTCGAGTGGTACATCGACGGCACCTCGGCGTTGACCGGCGGCGTGTTCTACAAGGACATCTCCAGCTTCATCCAGACCCAGATGTCGAACCTGGACTACCAGGGCCAGACCTATCTGCTGTCGTCCAAGACCAACGGCAGCGAGGCCAAGGTCAAGGGTGCGGAAGTGGCCTACCAGCAGGTGTTCGCTGGCCTGCCGGCGCCGCTGGATGGCTTGGGCATGCAGCTCAACTACACCTGGACCGACAGCGAGGCGACCTACCGCGACGGCACCGGCACCTTCACCGACAGCCTGGAAGGAGTGGCCAAAAACACCTACAACGCGGTGCTGTTCTACGAGAAGGGACCGCTGATGGCGCGGGTCAGCTACGGCTGGAGCGA
Proteins encoded:
- a CDS encoding ABC transporter substrate-binding protein, with translation MQKSGVRAAVLGMAVLLGAALSACSGGGKDAAGKSGQITVGFSQVGAESEWRTANTASVKQAIEQAGMKLKFSDAQQKQENQIKALRSFIAQRVDVIAFSPVVESGWETVLREAKTANIPVVLTDRAVKVSDDSLYTTLIGSDFVEEGRKAGRWLLEQSPLKDGDKPVRIVELQGTVGSAPAIDRMKGFKEIIAANPRFQVVRSQSGDFTRAKGKEVMEAFLKSEGRNIDVLYAHNDDMAIGAIQAIEEAGLKPGKDILVISIDGVKGAFEAMQAGKLNVTVECNPLLGPQLVQAIRDAKAGKPLPKRIVVEESVYTQEQAAAELPKRKY
- a CDS encoding aldehyde dehydrogenase family protein, with the translated sequence MSQRFQSYIDGQWLAGGDLAADENPSDLSAPVGEVGSVDADAVRGAIAAANAAQAKWAASTPQQRADALDFVGSEILARKQELGTLLASEEGKTLPESIGEAARAGQIFKFFAGEALRIPGEKLASTRPGVDVEITREPVGTVGIIAPWNFPLAIPAWKIAPALAYGNTVVFKPAEIVPGCAWALAEILSRAGLPSGAFNLVIGSGRTVGQALVEDPGIDALSFTGSVPTGNHLLKQAAARGLKIQLEMGGKNPLVVLADADLDLAVEIAVNGAYFSTGQRCTASSRLIVERAVYDEFVARVSKRLATLKIGHALTPGIDIGPVASASQFAQDRDYVRIAQKEGAELVYGGEALECEHQGHYMRPALIAAQPQHRIAREEVFGPVAAVMPADDYEHALALANDTEFGLCAGIATRSLKHATHFKRHAQAGMVMVNLPTAGVDPHVPFGGRKASSYGPREQGRYAVEFYTTVKTAYTFAG
- the araD1 gene encoding AraD1 family protein translates to MRLIQLLDESGIPSVGAVEANGTQVRLLREVGSTYALANAALAAGLGLDDYATHQLGDIVLDYAELLANHRVLSPLTHPDPAHCRVTGTGLTHLGSAATRDAMHQNLQQQADQGTLTDSMKIFQLGVEGGIPRDGQPGAQPEWFYKGDGSILVAPGAPLPSPDFALDGGEEPELVGLYVIGADGVPYRLGFALGNEFSDHVTERQNYLYLAHSKLRACAVGPELRSGELPRDLRGSSRIRRGDAVIWEKPFVTGEANMCHSLANLEYHHFKYAAHRVPGDVHLHFFGTATLSFADGVQAEPGDRFEIELPELGAALVNPLQRVSAGFELGGVRAL
- a CDS encoding LysR substrate-binding domain-containing protein; protein product: MPAATPWFVRARLKTRQLMLLLAIEEEGNIHRAAETLNMSQPAASKLLKDLEDMMEVPLFERLPRGMRPTWYGEAMIRHARIALSSLGEAGAEIEALKAGYFGSVSVGAIAGPAMTLLPAALAQVTEQHPLLRVALRVDGSDVLLEQLAQNKLDIVVARLFARHDKRNLHYQALAEEEVCAIARPGHPILAMPQPALRELAATGWIVPPDGSVLRHRFELMFQNAGLEPPKRVVETSALVVLPQLLRQSDYLAVVPMDVARHFADHGSVAIVPVELSCRMDAFGIITRTDWLLSPGARIMLEALQAAAGPVYGYVAPAEEAPAPADADAPTEG
- a CDS encoding SDR family oxidoreductase, encoding MDNTASAASPGTGNATYGSLHGRRVFITGGGSGIGAALVEAFAGQGAQVAFVDVAAEASEALAERLAAAGLARPWWRRCDVTDVAALQAALGEAAAELGDFHVLLNNVGSDDRHALDAVTPEYWERCVAINQRAAFFAIQALVPGMKRLGGGSIVNLGSTGWQTKTGGYPVYATAKSSVNGLTRGLARELGAARIRVNVLTPGWVMTERQVTLWLDEAGERELARNQCLPDKVMPEDIARMALFLASDESRAITAQEFVVDAGWT
- a CDS encoding IlvD/Edd family dehydratase, with the protein product MGSPTKPVRRSQAWFGREGKQGFYYRSWLKSAGHPHDMFDGRPVIGICNTWSELTPCNGHLRELAEHVKRGVYEAGGFPLEFPVMSLGETQMLPTAMLFRNLASMDVEESIRANPLDGVVLLMGCDKTTPSLLMGAASVDLPTIGLSGGPSLSGNWRGQPLGSGTGVIQMSEMVRAGTLSQDEFVEAEACMQRSKGSCMTMGTASTMASMVEALGISLPENAAIPAVDSRRARLARLSGRRIVQMVEDDLRMSQVLTRSAFANAIKVNAAIGGSTNAVIHLLAIAGRLGVPLSLDDWDQLGSRLPCLVNLKPSGQYLMEDFYYAGGLPAVMRELGAELELDALTVNGRTLGENVADAPCWNREVIHALDTPFREQAGIAVLRGNLAPDGAVIKPSAASPHLLRHRGRAVVFESIEDMKARIDDEALDIDADCIMVLKNCGPRGYPGMAEVGNMPLPPKLLRAGVTDMVRISDARMSGTAYGTVVLHASPEAATGGTLALVRDGDIIELDVPGRSLHLEVSDEELLRRRSEWTPLPTPLRGWSKLYVEHVQQAHLGADLDFLVSGSGADVARDSH
- a CDS encoding RNA polymerase sigma factor, which gives rise to MAAHPKRAWARMFAEHGPVLRGFFVRRGANEDAEDMVQETYLRLLRAHQHQGEAIANPEAYLYTVALNLAREQAARRKQAPLRIDEMEQFSQLLAAGDDVEDTAQRQQRQQRLQALLAGLPERTRAVLVMQYRDGLSYKQIAERMGVSAHMVKKHVVRGLSACRRALAESGESW
- a CDS encoding FecR domain-containing protein, coding for MQALDATQQAQLMDWLTASPLHLREYMAVLRVAGELGEAMRGMDLDVDALLDADRRADTNAAPRNVIALPLPQRPQRPAPQIPHTKDRRARLRGWGMGLAAALCGVAVLAGWAWPRTETYSTAHGEQRSVQLADRSVVHLNAQSALRATMTPWSRRLQLLHGQASFVVAPDRRPLQVLAGVLRVEDIGTTFDIALYRQQARIEVAEGRVHVWRADRPRQPMLADLRAGQSARIDDASGTVELASEDVAAMHAWWQRRIVFRDEPLANVAEDFNRLNRTRLLIDDAAAGAMRLTGNLRGDDIASLRAFLADQPTLRVTASADGIRVGSRAAPQPVAR